One part of the Fusobacterium pseudoperiodonticum genome encodes these proteins:
- a CDS encoding flavodoxin, whose translation MSKISLVYYSATGNTEKMAKAIEEGIVEAGGAVTVYKSNAMDKDAILSSDVIVMGSSATGAEVIDENDLLPFMEEAGDKFKGKKVYIFGSYGWGGGEYADNWKAQLEGFGATIVDMPILANEEPSDEELAQLKEVGKKLAAI comes from the coding sequence ATGAGTAAAATTAGTTTAGTTTATTATAGTGCAACTGGAAATACAGAAAAAATGGCAAAAGCTATTGAAGAAGGAATAGTTGAAGCAGGAGGAGCAGTAACTGTTTACAAATCAAATGCAATGGATAAAGATGCTATCCTTTCAAGTGATGTTATAGTTATGGGATCTTCAGCAACAGGAGCAGAAGTAATAGACGAAAATGATTTATTACCATTCATGGAAGAAGCAGGAGATAAATTCAAAGGTAAAAAAGTATATATCTTCGGTTCTTACGGATGGGGAGGTGGAGAATACGCTGATAACTGGAAAGCTCAATTAGAAGGTTTTGGAGCTACTATAGTTGATATGCCTATTCTTGCAAATGAAGAACCAAGTGATGAAGAATTAGCTCAATTAAAAGAAGTTGGAAAGAAATTAGCTGCTATCTAA
- a CDS encoding aminopeptidase P family protein: MEINKRIEAARKSMKKHKVDAYIVTSSDYHQSEYIGDYFKGREYLSGFTGSAGILVIFNDEACLWTDGRYHIQAENQLKGSEIKLFKQGNPGVPTYKEYIVSKLAENSKIGIDAKILLSSDVNEILSKKKFKIVDFDLLAEVWKKRPALAAEKIFILEDKYTGKSYKEKVKEIRASLKEKNADYNIISSLDDIAWIYNFRGDDVQHNPVALSFTVISEKKASLYIDENKLNKEAKKYFKDNKVEVKGYFEFFEDIKKLKGNILVDFNKTSYAIYEAISKNNLINAMNPSTYLKAHKNETEIANTKEIHVQDGAAIVKFMYWLKNNYKKGNITEFSAEEKINSLREKIEGYIDLSFHTISAFGKNAAMMHYSAPEKKSAKIEDGVYLLDSGGTYLKGTTDITRTFFLGKVGKQEKIDNTLVLKGMLALSRAKFLFGATGTNLDILARQFLWNVGIDYKCGTGHGVGHILNVHEGPHGIRFQYNPQRLEVGMIVTNEPGAYIEGSHGIRIENELLVKEACETEHGQFLEFETITYAPIDLDGIVKSLLTKEEKEQLNTYHKEVYEKLKPYLTKAEQEFLKEYTKDI; this comes from the coding sequence ATGGAAATCAACAAAAGAATTGAAGCAGCTAGAAAAAGTATGAAGAAACACAAAGTAGATGCCTATATTGTAACAAGTTCTGACTATCACCAAAGTGAATACATAGGTGACTATTTTAAAGGAAGAGAATATTTATCAGGTTTTACTGGTTCAGCAGGAATTTTAGTTATATTTAATGATGAAGCTTGTCTATGGACTGATGGAAGATATCATATCCAAGCTGAAAATCAATTAAAAGGTAGTGAAATAAAATTATTTAAACAAGGTAATCCTGGTGTTCCTACATATAAAGAGTATATAGTTTCTAAGTTAGCAGAAAATTCAAAAATAGGAATAGATGCAAAGATACTTTTATCTTCTGATGTGAATGAAATTCTTTCAAAGAAGAAATTTAAAATTGTTGATTTTGATCTGTTAGCAGAAGTTTGGAAGAAAAGACCAGCTTTAGCAGCTGAAAAGATATTTATTTTAGAAGATAAATACACAGGAAAATCATATAAGGAAAAAGTAAAAGAAATAAGAGCAAGCTTAAAAGAAAAAAATGCAGACTATAATATTATCTCAAGTCTAGATGATATAGCTTGGATATATAATTTCAGAGGTGACGATGTTCAACATAACCCTGTAGCTCTATCATTTACAGTGATTTCTGAAAAGAAAGCAAGCCTATATATCGATGAAAATAAATTAAATAAAGAAGCTAAAAAATATTTTAAAGATAACAAAGTGGAAGTTAAAGGATATTTTGAATTCTTTGAAGATATAAAAAAATTAAAAGGAAATATTTTAGTTGACTTTAATAAAACTAGCTATGCTATCTATGAAGCTATTAGTAAGAATAACTTAATCAATGCTATGAATCCTAGTACATATTTAAAGGCACATAAGAATGAAACTGAAATAGCTAATACAAAAGAAATTCATGTTCAAGATGGAGCTGCTATAGTTAAATTTATGTATTGGCTAAAAAATAACTATAAAAAAGGAAATATCACAGAATTTTCAGCTGAAGAAAAAATTAATTCTCTAAGAGAAAAAATAGAAGGATATATAGATTTAAGTTTCCATACTATATCAGCCTTTGGAAAAAATGCAGCTATGATGCACTATTCAGCACCTGAAAAAAAATCAGCTAAAATAGAAGATGGAGTATATTTACTTGATTCAGGTGGAACATACTTAAAAGGAACTACTGATATAACAAGAACTTTCTTCTTAGGAAAAGTTGGAAAACAAGAAAAAATAGATAATACTTTAGTTTTAAAAGGAATGTTAGCACTATCGAGAGCAAAATTCTTGTTTGGAGCAACAGGAACAAACTTAGATATTCTAGCTAGACAATTTTTATGGAATGTTGGAATAGACTATAAATGTGGAACAGGACATGGAGTAGGACATATTTTAAATGTACACGAAGGACCACATGGAATAAGATTTCAATATAATCCTCAAAGATTAGAAGTTGGAATGATAGTTACTAATGAACCAGGGGCATATATCGAAGGTAGCCATGGAATCAGAATAGAAAATGAACTTCTAGTAAAAGAAGCTTGTGAAACTGAACATGGACAATTTTTAGAGTTTGAAACTATCACTTATGCACCTATAGACTTAGATGGTATAGTAAAAAGTCTTTTAACTAAAGAAGAAAAAGAACAATTAAATACTTATCATAAAGAAGTTTATGAAAAATTAAAACCTTACTTAACTAAGGCTGAACAAGAATTTTTAAAAGAATATACTAAAGATATTTAA
- a CDS encoding putative glycoside hydrolase: MKFTKKIFLLIMFLFLCVVSSKETFSKEKKSKPDYNYVVEKVSIYSDMNKKENIGSLIKGTRVNVYETKEVTKKIKNKQGKEIDATIIMKKITYKDVNKTKVAWIEDGYLVSTLNDAVDERFKNLDFTEKEKKEYKDNKRVKVRGIYVSAHSVALKGRLDELIELAKKNNINAFVIDVKGDYGELTFPMSESINKYTKSANKNPIIKEIEPVMKKLKDNGIYTIARIVSFKDTIYAKENPDKIIVYKDGGKAFTNSDGLVWVSAYDKNLWEYNVTVAKEAAKAGFNEIQFDYVRFPASNGGKLDKVLNYRNTDNITKAEAIQKYLNYAKKELTPYNVYISADIYGQVGSSSDDMSLGQFWEAVSSEVDYVSPMMYPSHYGKGVYGLEIPDANPYKTIYHSTKDSINRNNNISSPAIIRPWIQAFTATWVKGHIHYGPKEVKEQIKAMKDLGVDEYILWSATNRYENFF; this comes from the coding sequence ATGAAATTTACAAAAAAAATATTTTTACTTATTATGTTTCTATTTCTATGTGTTGTTTCTTCAAAAGAAACTTTTTCAAAAGAAAAAAAATCAAAGCCTGATTATAATTATGTAGTAGAAAAAGTTTCTATCTATTCAGATATGAATAAGAAAGAAAATATTGGTAGTTTAATAAAAGGAACCCGTGTAAATGTTTATGAAACAAAAGAAGTTACAAAAAAAATTAAAAATAAACAAGGTAAAGAAATTGATGCAACAATAATCATGAAAAAGATAACATACAAGGACGTTAATAAAACAAAAGTAGCTTGGATAGAAGATGGTTATTTGGTATCAACATTAAATGATGCAGTAGATGAAAGATTTAAAAATTTAGATTTTACAGAAAAAGAAAAAAAAGAATACAAAGATAATAAGAGAGTGAAGGTTAGAGGAATATATGTTTCAGCTCACTCTGTTGCACTTAAAGGAAGATTAGACGAACTTATAGAACTTGCTAAAAAGAATAATATCAATGCCTTTGTTATAGATGTAAAAGGAGACTATGGAGAATTGACTTTTCCTATGTCAGAGAGTATAAATAAATATACAAAGTCTGCTAATAAAAACCCAATAATAAAAGAGATTGAGCCTGTAATGAAAAAATTAAAAGACAATGGGATTTATACTATTGCTAGAATAGTATCTTTCAAAGACACAATTTATGCCAAAGAAAATCCTGATAAAATTATTGTATATAAAGATGGAGGAAAGGCATTTACAAATAGTGATGGACTTGTTTGGGTATCTGCTTATGATAAAAACTTGTGGGAATATAATGTGACAGTTGCTAAAGAAGCAGCAAAAGCAGGTTTCAATGAAATACAGTTTGACTATGTGAGATTCCCTGCTTCTAATGGTGGAAAACTAGACAAGGTTTTAAACTATAGAAATACAGATAATATAACTAAGGCAGAAGCTATTCAAAAATATTTAAACTATGCAAAAAAAGAGCTGACTCCATATAATGTATATATAAGTGCTGATATTTATGGACAAGTTGGAAGCTCTTCTGATGATATGTCTTTAGGACAATTTTGGGAAGCTGTTAGTTCAGAGGTAGATTATGTATCACCTATGATGTATCCAAGCCATTATGGAAAGGGAGTTTATGGACTAGAGATTCCTGATGCTAATCCATATAAAACAATTTATCATTCAACAAAAGATTCTATAAATAGAAATAATAATATTTCTAGTCCTGCTATTATTAGGCCTTGGATCCAAGCATTTACAGCAACTTGGGTAAAGGGACATATACATTATGGACCAAAAGAAGTTAAAGAGCAAATTAAAGCAATGAAGGATCTAGGTGTGGACGAATATATTCTATGGAGTGCTACTAATAGATATGAGAACTTTTTTTAA
- the glmS gene encoding glutamine--fructose-6-phosphate transaminase (isomerizing) translates to MCGIIGYSGTNTNAVEVLLEGLEKVEYRGYDSAGIAFVTDKGIQIEKKEGKLDNLRNHMKQFEVLSCTGIGHTRWATHGVPTDRNAHPHYSENRDVALIHNGIIENYAEIKKELMEQGVKFSSDTDSEVVAQLFSKLYDGDLYSTLKKVLKRIRGTYAFAIIHKDFPDRMICCRSHSPLIVGLGEHQNFIASDVSAILKYTRDIIYLEDGDVALVTKDNVTIYDKDEKEVKREVKKVEWNFEQASKGGYAHFMIKEIEEQPEIFEKTLGVYTDKEKNVNFDEQLEGINLHNIDRIYIVACGTAYYAGLQGQYFMKKLLGIDVFTDIASEFRYNDPVITDKTLAIFVSQSGETIDTLMSMKYAKEKGAKTLAISNVLGSTITREADNVIYTLAGPEISVASTKAYSSQVLVLYLLSLYMGAKLEKLEEKDYIKYISDITLLKENISELIKEKEKIHEIAKRIKDVKNGFYLGRGIDEKVAREGSLKMKEINYIHTEALAAGELKHGSIALIEQGVLVVAISTNLEMDEKVVSNIKEVKARGAYVVGVCKEGSLVPEVVDDVIQIKDSGELLSPVLAVVALQYLAYYTSLEKGFDVDKPRNLAKSVTVE, encoded by the coding sequence ATGTGTGGAATAATTGGATATTCAGGAACTAACACGAATGCGGTGGAGGTTCTATTAGAAGGACTTGAAAAGGTTGAATACAGAGGATATGATTCAGCAGGAATTGCCTTTGTAACTGATAAAGGAATACAAATAGAAAAGAAAGAAGGAAAATTAGATAATTTAAGAAATCATATGAAACAATTTGAAGTTCTTTCTTGTACAGGGATAGGGCATACTAGATGGGCAACTCATGGAGTACCTACTGATAGAAATGCTCACCCTCACTATAGTGAAAACAGAGATGTTGCACTTATTCACAATGGAATTATTGAAAACTATGCAGAAATCAAAAAAGAATTGATGGAACAAGGTGTAAAATTTAGTTCAGATACAGATTCAGAAGTAGTTGCTCAACTATTCTCAAAACTATATGATGGAGATTTATACTCAACTCTTAAAAAAGTTTTAAAAAGAATAAGAGGAACTTATGCTTTCGCTATAATTCACAAAGATTTCCCTGATAGAATGATTTGTTGTAGAAGTCATAGTCCTTTAATTGTTGGGCTTGGAGAACATCAAAATTTTATAGCTTCAGATGTGTCAGCTATATTGAAATACACAAGAGATATCATTTATCTTGAAGATGGAGATGTTGCTTTAGTAACAAAAGATAATGTTACTATCTATGATAAAGATGAAAAAGAGGTAAAGAGAGAAGTTAAGAAAGTTGAATGGAACTTTGAACAAGCTTCAAAAGGTGGTTATGCTCACTTTATGATAAAAGAAATTGAAGAGCAACCTGAAATTTTTGAAAAAACTTTAGGTGTTTACACAGATAAAGAAAAGAATGTAAACTTTGATGAGCAATTAGAAGGAATAAATTTACATAATATAGACAGAATTTATATAGTTGCTTGTGGAACAGCTTACTATGCAGGTTTACAAGGACAGTATTTTATGAAAAAATTATTAGGAATAGATGTATTTACAGATATAGCTTCTGAATTTAGATACAATGACCCTGTAATAACTGATAAGACTCTAGCTATTTTTGTAAGTCAATCAGGAGAAACTATAGATACTTTAATGTCAATGAAATATGCAAAGGAAAAAGGAGCAAAAACTTTAGCAATATCTAATGTTTTAGGTTCAACAATTACAAGAGAAGCTGACAATGTTATCTATACTCTTGCAGGGCCTGAAATTTCAGTTGCTTCTACAAAAGCATATAGTTCACAAGTTTTAGTTCTATATCTATTATCTCTATATATGGGAGCAAAACTTGAAAAATTAGAAGAAAAAGATTATATAAAATATATTTCTGATATTACTTTATTAAAAGAAAATATAAGTGAACTTATAAAAGAAAAAGAAAAGATACATGAAATTGCTAAGAGAATAAAAGATGTAAAAAATGGTTTCTATCTTGGTAGAGGAATAGATGAAAAAGTTGCTAGAGAAGGTAGCTTGAAGATGAAGGAAATCAACTACATTCACACTGAGGCTCTTGCTGCTGGAGAGTTAAAGCATGGAAGCATAGCCCTTATAGAACAAGGAGTTTTAGTTGTTGCCATCTCTACTAACTTAGAAATGGATGAAAAAGTTGTATCAAATATAAAAGAAGTTAAGGCTAGAGGAGCTTATGTTGTTGGAGTTTGTAAGGAAGGAAGTTTAGTTCCTGAAGTTGTAGATGATGTAATTCAAATCAAAGATAGTGGGGAATTATTAAGTCCTGTTCTTGCAGTTGTTGCTCTACAATATTTAGCTTACTATACATCTTTAGAAAAAGGTTTTGATGTGGATAAACCTAGAAATCTTGCGAAATCTGTAACAGTAGAATAG
- the rbr gene encoding rubrerythrin: MDLKGSKTEKNLMTAFAGESQARNKYNFYAKVAKEEGYEQIAELFDITANNEKEHAKLWFKALHGDTIPETIVNLADAAAGENYEWTDMYAKFAEEAREEGFMKLAKQFEMVGQIEKEHEERYRKLLENIKNGTVFHSEEKVAWECMDCGHLHYGTDAPGKCPVCGADKAKFKRRAVNY; this comes from the coding sequence ATGGATTTAAAAGGAAGTAAAACAGAAAAGAATTTAATGACAGCTTTTGCTGGAGAATCACAAGCTAGAAATAAATATAATTTCTATGCAAAAGTTGCTAAAGAAGAAGGATATGAACAAATAGCTGAATTATTCGATATCACAGCTAACAACGAAAAAGAACATGCTAAACTTTGGTTCAAAGCTTTACATGGAGATACTATCCCTGAAACAATAGTTAACCTTGCAGATGCAGCAGCAGGAGAAAACTATGAATGGACAGATATGTATGCTAAATTCGCAGAAGAAGCAAGAGAAGAAGGATTCATGAAACTTGCTAAACAATTTGAAATGGTTGGACAAATTGAAAAAGAACACGAAGAAAGATACAGAAAATTATTAGAAAATATTAAAAATGGAACTGTTTTCCATTCAGAAGAAAAAGTAGCTTGGGAATGTATGGACTGTGGACACCTACATTATGGAACTGATGCACCAGGAAAATGTCCTGTTTGTGGAGCAGATAAAGCTAAATTCAAAAGAAGAGCAGTTAACTACTAA
- a CDS encoding flavin reductase — protein MKQNYETSKLYYGFPVILLGYKDANFKYNFTTNSSSYTLGDMMVIGLHCRSNAAKQIMNFKEFTVNIPSENLMDEIEIGGFFHKVDKIQLSKLDYEIGEFIDAPIFTACPVSMECKVENVVMYGETANIIASIKKRIVNPILIEDGKLNSDKLNSVLFFGDDNEKIYRYLRNLSDKAGKFYKNKFE, from the coding sequence ATGAAACAAAATTATGAAACTTCAAAATTATATTATGGGTTTCCTGTAATTTTGCTTGGGTATAAAGATGCTAATTTTAAATATAATTTCACAACTAATAGTTCATCATATACATTGGGAGATATGATGGTTATAGGACTTCATTGTAGAAGTAATGCAGCTAAACAAATTATGAACTTCAAGGAATTTACTGTAAATATTCCTAGTGAAAACTTAATGGATGAAATTGAAATAGGTGGATTTTTTCATAAAGTAGATAAAATTCAACTTAGTAAATTGGATTATGAAATAGGAGAATTTATTGACGCACCGATATTTACTGCTTGTCCTGTTTCTATGGAATGTAAGGTAGAAAATGTTGTAATGTATGGAGAAACTGCTAATATTATAGCGAGTATAAAGAAAAGGATTGTTAATCCTATCTTGATTGAAGATGGAAAATTAAATTCAGATAAATTGAACTCAGTTCTATTCTTTGGTGATGATAATGAAAAAATATATCGTTATTTAAGGAATTTGAGCGATAAAGCAGGAAAATTTTATAAAAATAAATTTGAATAG
- a CDS encoding MFS transporter has translation MKKNFIGLIWGETSYSISSILYSSVITAFLLQLGINNTQIGFIWSLVLFSQMIFDYPTGSFADKYGRLRIFTIGMIFMGIATIIIAKSYNVLMLYISGILLGLGESQVSGTLFPWFVNSISIENNKEKQEYIFKINAQSQFLTNIIGVLTGFIISFFNIDYKTLLIISGMLYIVNGVFIYFSFEDNKSTETDLVKIGKKSLLFFIKERKLWIYTLALTSSYSFYSIYLFIWQPVGKSLGITGSRLGSVYSIYLISFAISAFISKRNIKEFVYILCTSLIPVSLIVIYCSHNLILYIVGIVSLGFNYKMAMLKIMGTIHNFISNEVRSSVISLVSSLSSVFLIGLQIIIGKILDTKNFFYLQILCIFIGIIYIICILLIQKWMHEENSR, from the coding sequence ATGAAAAAAAATTTTATTGGCTTGATTTGGGGAGAAACTTCTTATAGTATATCATCAATTTTATATAGTTCTGTGATAACTGCCTTTTTATTACAACTTGGTATAAATAATACTCAAATTGGATTCATATGGTCTTTAGTTTTATTTTCTCAAATGATATTTGATTATCCAACTGGAAGTTTTGCTGACAAATATGGACGGTTAAGAATTTTTACAATTGGTATGATATTTATGGGTATAGCAACAATAATAATAGCAAAAAGTTATAATGTACTTATGCTATATATTAGTGGGATATTGCTTGGTTTAGGAGAATCACAGGTTAGTGGAACATTATTTCCTTGGTTTGTAAATAGTATTAGTATTGAAAATAATAAAGAAAAACAAGAATATATTTTTAAAATTAATGCACAAAGTCAGTTTTTAACTAATATTATAGGAGTTTTAACAGGATTTATCATTTCGTTTTTCAACATTGATTATAAGACTTTATTAATTATTTCGGGGATGTTGTATATAGTAAATGGAGTATTCATATATTTTAGTTTTGAAGATAATAAAAGTACCGAAACTGATTTAGTAAAGATTGGTAAAAAAAGTTTACTATTTTTTATTAAAGAGCGTAAACTATGGATATATACTCTTGCTTTAACTTCAAGTTATTCATTTTATTCTATTTATCTCTTCATATGGCAACCTGTAGGGAAATCATTAGGAATAACTGGAAGTAGACTTGGTAGTGTCTATAGTATTTATTTAATATCTTTTGCTATAAGTGCTTTTATCAGTAAAAGAAATATTAAAGAATTTGTATATATTTTATGTACTTCTCTAATACCTGTGTCTCTAATAGTTATCTATTGCTCTCACAATTTGATTTTATATATAGTTGGGATAGTTTCTCTAGGATTTAATTATAAAATGGCTATGCTTAAAATTATGGGAACAATACATAATTTTATTTCAAATGAAGTAAGATCATCTGTTATATCTTTAGTTAGCTCTTTATCAAGTGTATTTTTGATAGGATTGCAGATAATAATTGGAAAAATATTAGACACAAAAAATTTTTTTTATTTACAGATATTATGTATTTTCATTGGAATTATTTATATAATTTGTATATTATTAATTCAAAAATGGATGCATGAAGAAAATAGCAGATAA
- a CDS encoding FprA family A-type flavoprotein, with translation MYCCTKINDDIIWIGVNDRKTQRFENYIPLDNGVTYNSYLILDEKICIIDGVEEGENGNFLSKIEAMIGTAPIDYIIVNHVEPDHSGSIKSLLKIYPELKIVGNAKTIMMLKLLGVDLPDERVMVVKEKDVLDLGKHKLTFYLMPMVHWPESMATYDMTDKILFSNDAFGSFGALDGAVFDDEVNTDFFTDEMRRYYSNIVGKFGAPVNAVLKKLSPLEISCICPSHGLIWRKNIKVLIERYQKWANMEPTKEGVVIVYGSMYGHTAEMAEYLGRELGNRGIKDVIIFDSSKTDHSYIFSTIWKYKGLMLGSCAHNNDVYPKMEPLLHKLQNYGLKNRYLGIFGNMMWSGGGVKKIKEFADSLPGLEQIGEPIEIKGHVTPIERDRLIELANLMADKLIADRE, from the coding sequence ATGTATTGTTGTACAAAAATAAATGATGATATTATTTGGATTGGAGTTAATGATAGAAAAACTCAAAGATTTGAAAATTACATTCCTTTAGATAACGGAGTTACATACAATTCATATTTAATATTGGATGAAAAAATTTGTATTATTGATGGTGTTGAAGAAGGTGAAAATGGAAATTTTCTTAGTAAAATAGAAGCAATGATAGGGACTGCTCCTATTGATTATATTATAGTAAATCATGTTGAACCTGATCATTCTGGCTCAATCAAAAGTCTATTAAAAATTTATCCAGAATTAAAAATTGTAGGAAATGCAAAAACTATAATGATGTTAAAATTATTAGGTGTAGATTTACCTGATGAAAGAGTAATGGTAGTAAAAGAAAAAGATGTTTTAGACTTAGGAAAACATAAGCTAACTTTCTATTTAATGCCTATGGTACACTGGCCAGAATCTATGGCAACTTATGACATGACTGATAAAATCTTATTCTCAAATGATGCTTTTGGAAGCTTTGGAGCTCTAGATGGAGCTGTTTTTGATGACGAGGTAAACACAGATTTCTTTACTGATGAAATGAGAAGATATTATTCTAATATAGTTGGTAAGTTTGGTGCACCTGTAAATGCTGTTTTGAAAAAATTATCTCCTCTTGAAATTTCTTGTATTTGTCCATCACATGGACTTATTTGGAGAAAAAATATAAAAGTTCTTATAGAAAGATATCAAAAATGGGCAAATATGGAACCTACAAAAGAAGGTGTAGTTATAGTTTATGGAAGTATGTATGGTCATACAGCTGAAATGGCTGAATATTTAGGAAGAGAATTAGGTAACAGAGGAATAAAAGATGTTATCATCTTTGACTCATCTAAAACAGACCACTCATATATCTTCAGTACAATTTGGAAATACAAAGGACTTATGTTGGGATCTTGTGCTCATAATAATGATGTATATCCAAAGATGGAGCCTTTACTACATAAATTACAAAACTATGGTTTAAAAAATAGATACTTAGGTATTTTTGGAAATATGATGTGGAGTGGTGGAGGAGTAAAGAAAATAAAAGAATTTGCTGACAGTTTACCAGGACTAGAACAAATTGGAGAGCCTATAGAAATAAAAGGGCATGTTACTCCTATTGAAAGAGATAGATTAATAGAACTTGCTAACCTTATGGCAGATAAACTTATTGCTGATAGAGAATAA
- a CDS encoding aldehyde dehydrogenase family protein, with the protein MENILKKSYRMFINGEWVNSSNGVMVKTYAPYNNELLSEFPDASESDVDLAVKSAKEAFKTWRKTTVKERAKILNKIADIIDENKELLATVETMDNGKPIRETTLVDIPLAATHFRYFAGCILADEGQATVLDEKFLSLILREPIGVVGQIIPWNFPFLMAAWKLAPALAAGDTVVLKPSSTTTLSLLVLMELIQDVIPKGVVNLITGKGSTAGEFLKNHPDLDKLAFTGSTAVGRDIALAAAEKLIPATLELGGKSANIILDDADIEKALEGAQLGILFNQGQVCCAGSRIFVQEGIYDEFVEKLVKKFENIKIGNPLDPTTVMGSQIDAKQVKTILDYVEIAKQEGGVVLTGGVKYTENGCDKGNFVRPTLITNVNNGCRISQEEVFGPVAVIIKFKTDDEVIAQANDSEYGLGGAVFTKNINRALRLAREIQTGRVWVNTYNQIPEHAPFGGYKKSGIGRETHKVILEHYTQMKNILIDLEEGTSGLY; encoded by the coding sequence ATGGAAAATATATTAAAAAAATCATATAGAATGTTTATCAATGGAGAATGGGTAAATTCAAGTAATGGAGTTATGGTAAAAACATATGCTCCTTATAACAATGAATTATTATCAGAATTCCCTGATGCAAGTGAAAGTGATGTGGATTTAGCAGTTAAAAGTGCAAAAGAAGCATTTAAAACTTGGAGAAAAACTACTGTAAAGGAAAGAGCTAAGATTTTAAATAAGATTGCTGATATAATAGATGAAAATAAAGAATTATTAGCAACTGTTGAAACTATGGATAATGGTAAGCCAATAAGAGAAACAACTTTAGTTGATATTCCTTTAGCAGCAACTCATTTTAGATATTTTGCAGGATGTATCTTAGCAGATGAAGGACAAGCAACAGTTTTAGATGAAAAGTTTTTAAGTTTAATTTTAAGAGAACCTATAGGAGTTGTAGGACAAATTATTCCTTGGAACTTCCCATTCTTAATGGCAGCTTGGAAACTAGCTCCAGCTTTAGCAGCAGGAGATACAGTTGTTTTAAAACCATCTAGTACAACAACATTAAGCTTATTAGTTTTAATGGAACTTATCCAAGATGTAATTCCTAAGGGAGTTGTAAACTTAATTACAGGAAAAGGAAGCACAGCAGGAGAATTTTTAAAGAATCACCCTGATTTAGATAAATTAGCTTTCACAGGTTCAACAGCAGTAGGTAGAGATATAGCTTTAGCAGCAGCAGAAAAATTAATACCTGCAACTCTTGAATTAGGTGGAAAATCAGCAAATATCATTTTAGATGATGCTGATATAGAAAAAGCACTTGAAGGAGCTCAACTTGGAATATTATTCAATCAAGGACAAGTTTGTTGTGCAGGTTCAAGAATATTCGTACAAGAAGGAATATACGATGAATTTGTAGAAAAACTTGTAAAGAAATTTGAAAATATTAAAATTGGAAATCCATTAGATCCTACAACTGTAATGGGAAGCCAAATAGATGCAAAACAAGTAAAAACTATTTTAGACTATGTTGAAATTGCTAAACAAGAAGGTGGAGTTGTTTTAACAGGAGGAGTAAAATATACAGAAAATGGTTGTGACAAAGGAAACTTTGTAAGACCTACTCTAATAACAAATGTAAACAATGGTTGCCGTATATCTCAAGAAGAAGTTTTTGGACCAGTTGCTGTTATAATTAAATTTAAAACAGATGATGAAGTTATTGCTCAAGCAAATGATAGTGAATATGGACTTGGAGGAGCAGTATTCACAAAGAATATCAATAGAGCTTTAAGACTTGCAAGAGAAATTCAAACTGGTAGAGTATGGGTAAATACTTATAACCAAATTCCAGAACATGCTCCATTCGGAGGATATAAAAAATCAGGTATAGGAAGAGAAACTCATAAAGTTATCTTAGAACACTATACACAAATGAAAAATATCTTAATTGACTTAGAAGAAGGAACTTCTGGACTATACTAA